One Mycolicibacterium crocinum DNA window includes the following coding sequences:
- a CDS encoding HNH endonuclease, with the protein MRQCRRCGSELTKRSQKIYCSNACQQLARQEASTRIWLESGDAFVGTTRNHYIRTYLNAAQSGCCAICGGSNLWLGLHLAFVLDHIDGDPTNNRRENLRLVCPNCDSQLPTYKSRNRGKGRFYRRQRYANGQTF; encoded by the coding sequence ATGAGGCAGTGTCGCCGTTGTGGATCCGAGCTCACCAAGCGCAGCCAGAAGATCTACTGCAGCAATGCATGTCAGCAGTTGGCCCGTCAGGAAGCCAGCACACGAATTTGGCTCGAATCCGGCGATGCATTCGTAGGCACTACTCGCAATCACTACATCCGCACCTACCTCAATGCCGCTCAGTCGGGTTGTTGCGCGATTTGCGGAGGGTCCAATTTGTGGCTTGGTTTGCACCTGGCCTTCGTCCTCGACCACATCGACGGCGACCCGACCAACAATCGGCGAGAGAACCTGCGACTCGTGTGCCCGAACTGCGATTCGCAGCTGCCGACGTACAAGAGCCGCAACCGCGGCAAGGGGCGGTTCTACCGCAGGCAGCGATATGCCAACGGCCAAACGTTCTAG
- a CDS encoding DUF2127 domain-containing protein, with product MVTPKEQRRTVGARWELFTCARHGHVTYAPDDAALSERLSGTTGLGEVWRCLRCGAFVVGPPHGRGPADHAPLVLRGRALRQAFIVRALAVERWIRALLIALAAWAVWKFRGAQGSIQAAVERDLPLLRSSGIKVDQMTAVHELEKALATKPSTLMLVFFALLVYALLELIEGVGLWLLQRWGEYFAVIATSIFLPLEVYDLAVKGITFTRAGAFVINVAAVIYLLVSKRLFGIRGGRKAYDEERRGEQLLDVERAALA from the coding sequence ATGGTGACCCCAAAGGAGCAGCGGAGGACCGTCGGAGCCCGGTGGGAGTTGTTCACCTGTGCGCGACATGGGCACGTCACCTATGCGCCGGACGATGCCGCCCTCTCCGAGCGGCTGAGCGGCACGACCGGGCTTGGCGAAGTCTGGCGCTGCCTGCGCTGCGGCGCTTTCGTCGTGGGACCGCCGCATGGCCGCGGTCCGGCCGACCACGCGCCACTGGTCCTACGGGGCCGGGCGTTGCGGCAGGCGTTCATCGTGCGGGCCCTGGCCGTCGAACGCTGGATCAGGGCGCTGCTGATCGCGCTCGCCGCGTGGGCGGTGTGGAAGTTCCGCGGCGCGCAGGGGTCGATTCAGGCTGCGGTCGAGCGCGACCTGCCGCTGCTGCGGTCCTCGGGTATCAAGGTCGATCAGATGACCGCCGTGCACGAGCTGGAGAAAGCGTTGGCCACCAAGCCCAGCACGCTGATGCTGGTGTTCTTCGCGCTGCTCGTCTACGCCCTGCTGGAGCTCATCGAGGGTGTCGGACTGTGGTTGTTGCAGCGCTGGGGCGAATACTTCGCCGTGATCGCGACCTCGATCTTCCTGCCGTTGGAGGTGTACGACCTTGCGGTCAAAGGCATCACGTTCACGCGCGCGGGTGCGTTCGTGATCAACGTGGCCGCCGTCATCTATCTGCTGGTGTCCAAGCGGCTCTTCGGCATTCGCGGCGGACGCAAGGCCTACGACGAGGAACGCCGCGGCGAGCAACTCCTCGATGTCGAGCGGGCCGCGCTGGCCTGA
- a CDS encoding GGDEF domain-containing protein, with translation MDSLPEQAYNDFAKLASAICGTPIALITLLDEQRQWFKANIGLGVSETPRSQAFCAHAIMNPDEVMTVEDARADERFVSNPLVTGDPGIRFYAGAPLVAPTGEALDTICVIDRQPRTLTETQREALEILSREIIVQLELRRSIETLEQAVLDQEKYVELLQEYQRDIEKVRVHLESQSVTDVLTGVKNRRSFDVTLEEECMRAQSRGNTVSLIMIDVDHFKAFNDDFGHPAGDEVLRGVAHMLQSELRVSDSLFRYGGEEFAVVLPETTCKGAFVLGERFRRAIQRAPWPKRPISISIGVAATGGEVTTPSELLQAADRALYQAKQSGRNRVVMASDHA, from the coding sequence ATGGACTCGCTGCCGGAACAGGCCTACAACGACTTCGCGAAGCTGGCGTCGGCGATCTGCGGTACGCCAATTGCGCTCATCACGTTGTTGGACGAGCAGCGTCAATGGTTCAAAGCCAACATCGGCCTCGGGGTCAGCGAAACTCCGCGTTCGCAGGCATTCTGCGCACACGCGATCATGAATCCCGACGAGGTGATGACGGTCGAGGATGCCCGCGCTGACGAACGCTTCGTGAGCAATCCGCTGGTGACGGGAGACCCGGGCATCCGGTTCTACGCGGGCGCCCCGCTGGTGGCGCCGACCGGTGAAGCGCTGGACACAATCTGCGTGATCGACCGGCAGCCGCGCACTCTCACCGAGACCCAGCGCGAAGCGCTTGAGATCCTCTCCCGCGAGATCATCGTCCAGCTCGAGCTGCGCCGCAGCATCGAAACCCTTGAGCAGGCGGTGCTCGATCAGGAAAAGTACGTGGAATTGCTGCAGGAGTACCAACGAGATATCGAGAAGGTGCGGGTGCACCTGGAGTCTCAATCGGTCACTGATGTGTTGACTGGGGTGAAGAACCGGCGTTCATTCGACGTCACCCTCGAAGAGGAGTGCATGCGGGCGCAGAGCCGCGGCAACACCGTGTCGTTGATCATGATCGACGTTGATCACTTCAAGGCGTTCAACGACGACTTCGGGCACCCGGCGGGCGATGAGGTGTTGCGCGGGGTCGCCCATATGCTGCAGTCAGAACTCAGGGTGTCCGATTCGCTGTTCCGTTACGGCGGTGAGGAATTCGCGGTCGTGCTGCCTGAAACCACCTGCAAGGGTGCCTTCGTGCTCGGCGAGAGATTCCGCCGCGCCATCCAACGCGCGCCGTGGCCCAAGCGCCCGATATCGATCAGCATCGGCGTCGCGGCGACGGGTGGTGAGGTCACGACGCCCAGTGAACTTCTGCAGGCCGCGGACCGCGCGCTCTATCAAGCCAAACAAAGCGGACGGAACCGGGTAGTCATGGCGTCCGACCACGCCTAG
- a CDS encoding enolase C-terminal domain-like protein, whose translation MTFTEIDRLEVAVYTVPTDGPEADGTLRWDSTTAVVVHAYAAGAVGLGWTYSSPAAAAVITHNLRDVVVGRDTADVPGTLDAMTRACRNFGSRGLVAQAVSAVDIALWDLLGHLRDLPLSTMFGRCRDAVPIYGSGGFTNLDDDQLADQIRVWRTAGCAAMKIKIGQGWGSDTERDLARVRRLRELAGDTVELMVDANGGYSPGQARRVGAALDHLGVTWFEEPVSSDDTDGLAAVRGAVRCDVAAGEYIADRYDARRLAPVVDCLQLDGTRCGGYTGWLAAASIAAAHNLDVSAHCAPAVHVPVAAAIPRLRHLEYFIDHTRLEAELFDGVPVPSGGQLPVSTSRCGHGMSLAAAAEQYRQAA comes from the coding sequence ATGACTTTCACTGAGATCGACCGTCTCGAGGTAGCTGTCTACACGGTGCCGACCGACGGACCGGAGGCCGACGGCACGCTGCGATGGGATTCGACGACGGCTGTCGTCGTTCACGCCTACGCCGCCGGCGCGGTCGGACTCGGATGGACCTACAGCTCGCCGGCCGCGGCCGCGGTCATCACCCACAACCTGCGCGACGTCGTCGTCGGCCGCGATACCGCCGATGTCCCCGGCACGCTCGACGCCATGACGCGTGCCTGCCGCAATTTCGGCAGCCGCGGTCTGGTCGCCCAGGCGGTCAGCGCGGTGGACATCGCTTTATGGGATCTGCTCGGTCATCTCCGTGACCTGCCGCTGTCCACGATGTTCGGGCGCTGCCGGGATGCGGTTCCCATCTACGGATCGGGTGGTTTCACCAACCTCGACGACGACCAGCTCGCCGATCAGATCAGGGTGTGGCGCACAGCCGGATGCGCGGCGATGAAGATCAAGATCGGCCAGGGTTGGGGCAGTGACACCGAGCGGGACCTGGCCCGGGTCAGGCGATTACGGGAGTTGGCCGGTGACACGGTGGAGCTGATGGTGGACGCCAACGGTGGCTACTCCCCGGGCCAGGCACGCCGGGTCGGCGCCGCCCTCGATCACCTCGGGGTCACCTGGTTCGAGGAACCGGTCAGCAGTGACGACACCGACGGCTTGGCCGCTGTGCGTGGCGCGGTGCGGTGTGATGTCGCCGCCGGTGAGTACATCGCCGATCGCTACGACGCCCGCCGACTCGCGCCGGTGGTGGATTGCCTGCAACTCGACGGCACCCGGTGTGGCGGGTACACCGGTTGGCTGGCCGCCGCGAGCATCGCGGCAGCGCACAACCTCGACGTCTCGGCTCATTGCGCGCCCGCCGTCCATGTCCCCGTCGCGGCCGCGATACCCCGACTGCGCCACCTCGAGTACTTCATCGACCACACCCGCCTCGAGGCTGAATTATTCGACGGTGTGCCGGTGCCCAGCGGTGGGCAATTGCCGGTGAGCACGTCGCGCTGCGGACACGGAATGAGCCTGGCCGCAGCCGCCGAACAGTATCGGCAGGCGGCATGA